The Salvia miltiorrhiza cultivar Shanhuang (shh) chromosome 1, IMPLAD_Smil_shh, whole genome shotgun sequence genome has a window encoding:
- the LOC131005027 gene encoding protein HYPER-SENSITIVITY-RELATED 4-like, with protein MNSTLRSEVKSFELTFHKTNREMVIHSYLPHIASQAKMRKQENKTIKVFTVDYENMYNINDIWKPVTPDHPATFATLAMDVHQKDVILKDVDRCLQRRKYYRKVGKAWKRGYMLYGPPGTGKSSFIAAMASYLNFDVYDLELMELRQNSDLRKLLLATANKSILVVKDIDCTIWTPACWSSTSRRQGSTPRRPAASWRHWGSSRRGGKWW; from the coding sequence ATGAACTCCACGCTAAGATCGGAGGTCAAATCCTTCGAGCTCACCTTTCACAAGACAAACAGAGAAATGGTGATCCATTCCTACCTTCCCCACATCGCAAGCCAAGCCAAGATGAggaaacaagaaaacaaaacCATCAAGGTCTTCACGGTGGATTATGAGAATATGTACAACATCAACGATATATGGAAGCCCGTGACGCCGGATCACCCTGCTACATTCGCCACTCTGGCCATGGATGTCCATCAGAAAGATGTGATTTTGAAGGATGTGGACAGATGTCTGCAGCGGAGGAAGTATTATCGCAAGGTCGGCAAGGCCTGGAAGAGAGGCTATATGCTCTATGGCCCACCGGGGACTGGCAAATCCAGCTTCATTGCCGCCATGGCCAGTTATTTGAACTTTGATGTCTACGATTTGGAGCTCATGGAGCTGCGCCAGAACTCTGATCTGCGGAAGCTGCTGCTCGCCACCGCCAATAAGTCCATTTTGGTGGTGAAGGATATCGATTGCACCATCTGGACCCCAGCCTGCTGGTCCTCGACGAGCCGACGTCAGGGCTCGACGCCACGACGACCTGCTGCCTCATGGCGGCACTGGGGGAGCTCGCGGCGAgggggaaaatggtggtga
- the LOC131005042 gene encoding uncharacterized protein At2g29880-like, whose translation MGDSQQQDTKKRAVYEPWTKEQSDVLLEILVESAKRGWRDNSGIFSKATVEERILPALNQRLRCNKTYNHYLSRIKWFKTRWTAYSTLMKFNSGFGYDNNAKKFTAPDEVWDAYCQAHPKDAYLLHGNCPDYEDLEIAIGNGVAVGKNSIGLGSATDARTLGADKK comes from the exons ATGGGAGATTCTCAACAACAAGACACGAAAAAGAGGGCAGTCTATGAACCGTGGACTAAGGAACAAAGCGATGTATTGTTAGAAATTTTGGTTGAGTCTGCAAAACGGGGATGGCGTGATAATAGTGGTATATTTAGCAAAGCTACTGTTGAAGAAAGAATACTACCTGCTCTTAATCAAAGACTTCGGTGTAATAAGACTTATAACCACTACCTAAGCCGTATCAAATGGTTTAAGACCCGTTGGACTGCTTATTCAACACTCATGAAGTTTAACTCTGGTTTTGGCTATGACAACAACGCTAAAAAGTTCACGGCCCCGGATGAAGTTTGGGATGCATACTGTCAG GCTCACCCAAAAGATGCATACTTGCTCCATGGGAATTGTCCGGATTATGAAGACTTGGAAATTGCTATTGGAAACGGTGTGGCGGTAGGGAAAAACTCAATTGGATTGGGTAGTGCTACTGATGCTAGGACACTAGGAGCTGATAAAAAATAG